The Scleropages formosus chromosome 3, fSclFor1.1, whole genome shotgun sequence genome contains the following window.
atcaaacccatgtcgtcttgcaccacccacacactgtgagacagcagcgctacttgctgtgccgcccaGGTGCCTGGTTGTCTGCTTTACCCATTCACAGTGAGAAGCAGTGCAGGTTAGACAATTCCATTGCAAAACCGATGGCCTCACAGCACAAGGAATCCAACTGGTGTCATAGAATGAATTTAtgattcacattcacattttagGAAGGAAGTCAGAGTGTTTCAACTGCACACTTTACTGAAACAGTGTTTAGCTGGATCTGGACTGCTAATGAGGTGGTTCAGTCCCGAGGGGTCTAAATTAGCGCAGAGGGGGGCAGCCCTCATTTCGGAGGTCCGGTGAGCGGGCTACGCCGGTTTCGCTCCGGCTGCGCTCGTTGCGCTCGGTCCTGATTGGGATCTAATTGAAAACATGATTCACATGGAATGTGCTCGTCGAGAGCTCAGTATGGTTGTTGACTAAACCTAAAAACTGGAAACTGTTAGAGGTACATCTGTtaacaaaatgtttcctttatttgtgaaaattatatagtaaaaatgctttatttagcCTTATAAATACTTTAAGAAGCCTATGTAGTTGTTTAATGGCTAACAAGAGTTAAagaattattcattaattgaAAGCCTCATATACAGCCTAGTGGGTAAGAACACGGGACGTTTTTGGTCAAATCCTCACTAGCAGTTACACTGGAACTAGTAGGTACCGTAACATAGGGGCTAGAGCTGCCGCCGTGAATGGGTGGAACGcagaaagttgctttggagaaagacatcagaTAACAAAAATTGTAAacaataagtgtaaatgtgagttctgggtaaaaaagaaaaatgataggttaaaaataattatttaaaaaagtgacagGTTAAATTCATCACTCAACATAAGCTGTTGCATTCCAtgcatttacaattattgatttagctttttccaaatcaacttacactgttaaagtatcaacaattatttactgatttatacagctgagtaattttactagagcaatttttagggtaaatacgtTGTAcataggtactacagcaggaggggggattcaaacctgtaactttcaggtgcaaaggcagcagcatgagccactacactaccagctgtttccaCTCACACTCTACTTCAGTGTGTTTGAAAAATGAGGGACTTTTCAAGTCATTCGCTTAATTTTTTGTGATTTCAAGCAGGGGGGGACTGCTATGGTGCAGTGGTTtagactaggtcctgctctcgggtgggtctgggcttcgaatcccgcttggaatgccttgtgatggactggtgtcctgtcctgggtgtgtcccctccctctccagccctttgccctgtgttgctgggttaggctctggcttctcATGACgctgtaggggacaagtggttttagatggtgtgtgtgatttcaagcAGTACACACATTCTGTCAAAGGCCAGTAGTCTTAAAGCTTGTTGGGGCATTTTTTGGTAAGCCTACTGGTTCCCGATCCGGCTAAAGGTGGCCCCGTGCCTGTGTTGAACTTTAAGCACGGAGTTGTGTTGTCAGTTTAGACAGTTCTGGCATCTGGTGCCTCGGCGTGCTGTTCTAGTTCAGGAGGATAGAGGAGGGCACGTCTGCCATGTCGGGAAACCGAAggcttctgtgtttgtgtgtgttttcttatcTGCGGCTATATTTTGGGTTCGTGTCATGCAACATgtcagtgtatttgtgtgtttgctctaCGCGCGACAGCACGCTcgctccccctcctcctgcctctCACCTGTGTTCCTAACCTTATGGcccactttctctctctctctctctctctctctctggccttATCTACCAGATAGTGCGGGAGGGTGACACCAATCATGACGGGCAGCTCGACTTTGAGGAGTTCACCCAGTGCCTGCGCACTCACGAGAAAGAGCTACGGCTCATGTTCCGCAGCCTGGACCGCAACAACGATGGTCCGTGTCCACCTAGCACGCGTCAGCAACCTATGCACATGTGCGCCGACATGTTCGATTGCAGCAACTACCTGGTGGACACAGCTTATACTGTTCTTTCTTGCAGGGCACATTGACCTGGCAGAGATCCAACAGTCTCTCCATAACCTGGGGGTGGATGTCTCTTCTGAGCAGGCTGCCAGGATCCTCCAGAGGTCAGGGAATGGGTCCACATGTGCAGCAGAGTTGGCTTCCCCTTTGTCGTACCATTCGTATCTGACAAACGCAGGGAATCTTCAGGTGAGACATCTGGTTCAGATCCGGACTGAGCCACCCTTCGTCTGTTCTCCCTTGGCAGCATGGACAAGGATGGCACTATGACCGTCGACTGGAATGAGTGGCGCGATCACTTCCTGTTGAATCCACTCCACAACATGGAGGACATCGTCCACTTCTGGAAACACTCCCTGGTTGGTGAAAGCGCCGATGCCTCACACGCAGACCGTGTTAGTGGGAATCGTTTACAGACATCCCGTATCTGTGGCAGACTTGAGATGCGAGGAAACACAGAATATGAGCTAAAGCAGAAAGAAATTGTTCAAAACCTGAAATTAAAAGTGAGAAAGACTGGCTCAGGTGCAGCTggtaaaatggataaatggagTTGGTTTTGCGGTATTCTGGATTTAAAGGATGGGGGCACAGCGGCGCGGTGGGTTTGTCCGGGTCCTGcgcttgggtgggtctggggtttgagcccgcTTGGGGcgcttgcgacggactggcatcctgtcctgggtgtgtcccctccccctccagccttatgccctgtgttgctgggttagactccagctccccgtgataCCATATAGGACaaataaaattgtgttttattctaTAGGTGAAATGATGGACTCGTGCATAGTGCAATGTGGGAGCCAATATTCAAAAGTGTCCTTTTGATTGTCTTTCCCTGTGTTAGATGTTTGACATCGGGGAGCACCTGACGGTGCCAGACGAATTCTCGGAGCGGGAGCGGAGGTCTGGGGTGGTGTGGAGGCAGCTGATGGCTGGGGCAATGGCAGGGGCTGTGTCTCGAACGGGCACTGCCCCCTTGGACCGCCTCAAGGTCTTCCTTCAGGTAGGCATTCCTTCGAAGCCCCTGCAATGGGAATCAGTGCTGCAGAAGAATCTGGGAGCAGATTACGTCCCAGGAGAAACCCCTCTAGAGAGGTACTTGACCTAAATGAAACAGATCTGAGGAACCGATATAAATGTCAGCTCTCTGAAGTGTCCTTTGGGAAGTGTCCTTGAAAAAATGTTAGTAAACTTAGAATAATGTCTTTTCAGGCTTCAGTATCAGGGAATGAAGAAGGAAATTTCTTCATTTGATTTTACAGTGTCTCCTCTGACGTACCAAATGTCTGTGTCCATTGTAATGTCCTGGCACCTTCCCTTGTAGTGTGCTCCTCTACTGCGAGTCCATTAGTCGATCCATTGTCAGTGATATGATTCCGGTGCCCTTAAGGTCCACGGCTCCAGCACCCGCAGAATCAGTCTGTGGAGTGGCCTGCGTGGGATGGTCCACGAGGGTGGTGTGCGGTCGCTGTGGCGGGGGAATGGCACTAATGTGCTCAAGATAGCCCCAGAGTCTGCCATCAAGTTCATGGCCTATGAGCAGGTGGGACTAGACTCCTCTCCCAGACTCGTCCTCCTTCCTCTCCACATTCCTTGTCTCTGGTTTTGATCGTCCTCCCTCGGGTGTTTTCCAGCTCACTGCACCTGCTGCACTcttatttaatttggttttacCATTTGCCTCTGATATTCTGTTTTAGACTTTTCACTTTGAACTCACAAGCCCACCACCCCCAGTGTGATTCACTCGTTCACCTTGTCCCCCTCACCTCTTCCCTCCGTCTCCGGTTCCCCTTTCTCTGTCTCCTTCCAGATTAAATGGCTAATGAAGGGTAGTAAAGATGGCGGATCTTTGCGGGTTCAGGAGAGGTTCATCGCCGGCTCATTAGCAGGAGCCACCGCACAGACCATCATCTACCCCATGGAGGTCAGGATAAGTCCCCTTGGGCCATGCAGCTATGCCACCGAAACCCTGTCTGGTTACTGCATGAATCCGCAGCCTGCATCAGTACCACTGCCTTGAGCGAATGCATAGGTGCTTCTCCTGTTTCCCTGCTTGTGCTTCCCTTTCCCAGTGTGCACTGTGTCTCCATGACTCTATGCCGGTGCCTGTCACTTTAAGGATTAAAACTGCGTCGCTGCGGCATTAGAGTGATTGAAACCTCTTGCCAGAATAGGGCTAGCGGGACATTTCTGCCTAACTTAAATGTATCTATGACAGTGATGCGACAactaataaaaattattctaaattctacataaaaaaaaaaatagagtaaGTACTAAAATGCCcaaatattgggggggggggggtacattgTGCATGCGTGAGGGGAAACACATCTCCCATTATATATATGGTGTATGACAAACCGCACTGTAGTACCTTTTAAATCCCACTTCATGACGACAGAGGTAGTACCTCAATGTTGTGGAGTTCATTCCACAACATTGGAGGCAGGATCAAaaaactttgtgctttttaaatgctAAACGTTCTAATTCCCGTAACAGTCCTGTGGAAGGTCATCCGTGTGGTTGCTGTATATGTTTACACAAAGGATACTTTATTGTAATGAAGTTCCTCCTCGAGCCACGATGTTGCAGCACGACCAGCGATGCCAGTTGGCAGCGGTACAGACTGTTGTCTTCGAAGTGTCAGGGTCATCTGATGAAAGCATAACATCTCAAAGGAGAGATAGAAAACATCCCAGCAGCCCACAGGAGCACTGGCATGAGGATGGCTCTTGTCACCCAATTGCAGCATACTCCTGCTGAGACCCtgctggaggtgctgctggaaaCGAGCATCTTTTAAACTGGGCAGGTGCGGCCCAGTGGTGTTATTTCATTAATGAAACAGGGCGAATGCAGCTCCTTCCGGATGAAAGAACTGTGATTCTGCGCTCCGTAGCCATGGTTCTCACACTACCGTCATGCGGGACGTGGAAGATGCAGACAAGGAAATACCAATCTGCAGGTTATCAGCTCTTCCTCAGGCTCCGGAGCCCTGCAGAGTTAAGAATATGTTGTATTTAGTGCCTGATTTATGCTGACTTACCAGGTGAAGGGACCTTATGCCCAAAGCATTACTTCAGTAAGGGTCTGAGAAGGAGTGACAACATTTACACCGATACAGTACGTATAGCTTTGACAGCTCAAACCTGTCGGGGCTTCGGCTTTGCTTTATGTGTGCAATTTGATGTCCGATTACAGATTTATAGGTTTACAGTAACCAGGACTGGTGGCTGTAAAGTTTTCGTGCGGCTGAGTGGATGTGCCGCACTTTTTGTGCGGTGTACTTTGCTGGGTTGATAACCTTCAAGGCGTTGCGTAAAAATGAACCCTATTTCAGTAAGGTTCAGTCTAGATTTATTAAGTTATTCACTATAGAGTGCTGTCCTGGTAACTGGCCTCCTTACCTCCCAAGAGGTCAGAGCTGCCAGAGCCTCGGTGTCACAGTGGTCACTCTCCCTATTTCGCACAGCCCTTCTTACCCAGCCACTCCTACCCTCACTGTCTTGCTCTCTGTCCATGGTTTGTGAGCAGGTGCTGAAGACTCGTCTCACCCTGCGGAAGACAGGACAGTACACAGGGATGGCTGACTGCGCCAAACAGATCCTCCGAAAGGAGGGCGTGTGGGCGTTCTACAAGGGCTACGTGCCAAATACACTGGGCATCATCCCCTATGCAGGCATCGACCTGGCTGTctatgaggtgtgtgtgtatcagatgGATTGATTGAAACATTTGTGCAGGGTattaattcttaattttttcatcaTTAATTAGGATATTTAGACCCGATCTGTCGAGCAGCATTGCTCAAAAACTCCTGTCCAGCCGTTATCATGGGATGCCTTTAATTGTGTGCGTGTCACAGAAGTGCCAGACACTTGTCAATCGCTCTCTCACGTTTCATTGGAACAAGGTGGCTAGTGACTATAACTGACTGAATTTACCTCTCTAGTTTTTTAGAGTTGGTTTGTAACATCGATCATCTTTGTACCTTTAACTGAGTAAAACTTTACCAGGTGGCTGTAGTCCTCTAAATAAATCaggtttttccctcttttccacCATCCATCTCAGACATTGAAGAATGCCTGGCTGCAGCATTTCTGCGTTGACACTGCGGACCCTGGGgtccttgtgctgctggccTGTGGCACTGTGTCCAGCACATGCGGCCAGCTGGCCAGCTACCCTCTGGCACTGATCCGAACACGCATGCAGGCCCAGGGTGAGCTCGGGGGCACCCCTCTAGAGGCACGGGGAACTAGCGTAGAACACAGAAGTGTAGTACTGTACACCAATTCCACGCATAACACGGTTAATGTGTTCTGTGGAATCATCTCGTTAGGCAAAGTCCCATTGAGAGGGTGTTGAAGTACCGTtatttcttctggaaaaaatcAGTTCCTGGATGGATAATAtttacctaaaattatttaaaacagcagaataaaagGCATTTGATGCAGGACAATTAtagtgccattttttttaaatgtgtgtaacaaaaatgattatttctgccttctaacacacacacacacattttctgaactgcttgtcccatacgggatcacggggagccggagcccacccggcaacacagggcataagaccagagggggagaggacacacccaggacgggacgccagtccgccgcaaggcacccaaagcgggactcgaaccccagacccaccagagagcaggacccagtccaacccactgcgctaccgcgccccctgaTTGCCTtcta
Protein-coding sequences here:
- the LOC114910238 gene encoding calcium-binding mitochondrial carrier protein SCaMC-3-like isoform X2, which encodes MFRSLDRNNDGHIDLAEIQQSLHNLGVDVSSEQAARILQSMDKDGTMTVDWNEWRDHFLLNPLHNMEDIVHFWKHSLMFDIGEHLTVPDEFSERERRSGVVWRQLMAGAMAGAVSRTGTAPLDRLKVFLQVLKTRLTLRKTGQYTGMADCAKQILRKEGVWAFYKGYVPNTLGIIPYAGIDLAVYEVCVYQMD
- the LOC114910238 gene encoding calcium-binding mitochondrial carrier protein SCaMC-3-like isoform X3, which codes for MFRSLDRNNDGHIDLAEIQQSLHNLGVDVSSEQAARILQSMDKDGTMTVDWNEWRDHFLLNPLHNMEDIVHFWKHSLMFDIGEHLTVPDEFSERERRSGVVWRQLMAGAMAGAVSRTGTAPLDRLKVFLQVLKTRLTLRKTGQYTGMADCAKQILRKEGVWAFYKGYVPNTLGIIPYAGIDLAVYETLKNAWLQHFCVDTADPGVLVLLACGTVSSTCGQLASYPLALIRTRMQAQASVEGGPQLTMLGQFKHIVSREGVPGLYRGIAPNFLKVIPAVSISYVVYEHMKKVLGVGS
- the LOC114910238 gene encoding calcium-binding mitochondrial carrier protein SCaMC-3-like isoform X1, giving the protein MVHEGGVRSLWRGNGTNVLKIAPESAIKFMAYEQIKWLMKGSKDGGSLRVQERFIAGSLAGATAQTIIYPMEVLKTRLTLRKTGQYTGMADCAKQILRKEGVWAFYKGYVPNTLGIIPYAGIDLAVYETLKNAWLQHFCVDTADPGVLVLLACGTVSSTCGQLASYPLALIRTRMQAQASVEGGPQLTMLGQFKHIVSREGVPGLYRGIAPNFLKVIPAVSISYVVYEHMKKVLGVGS